A stretch of Treponema vincentii F0403 DNA encodes these proteins:
- a CDS encoding DUF4139 domain-containing protein, with protein MKAMIFTILSAVCVAGAAAEPTNTFSGDDIPLKKVTLYSSGVAHYVHEGTVSGSGDIELLFSPTQINDVLKSLVVTDPGAKNLTVNYQSEDTLRKTLESLKIDLSAASTLYDILKAQKGAEVELFTPHQITGKILSVDKNSSKETDSFFISLAAKDGIHIIAFSDIQSFKFTEEKRNEDLNTALALILDASAKNRKKLDIKIDAQGERKLGLSYVMEAPVWKASYRLDMGAGKAAFQAWAIIDNSTDLDWKDITLTLTTGKPVGFTQNLYAPYYTYRPEVPLAIAQAAEAETFDSADISAEYIGAATAPMARQERAMMKMAEASDTAYEAAEENNSAYFENQAASGKAGEMFAFTPSKPITLERQQSTMIPLTIAALPAEKYSVFSSIPYNRNVNPKFCISIENTSGLKLPAGPITVFDGGEYAGDALLEFLPESEKRLIAYGDDIEVTGSRRGDSSRTIETVKLADGIMTTSYRQVQSTTYLIKNTDKKERTVIIEHIKNTGYELTTKRALTETTVNKYRFKLTAAANAGSELKVEEARIYQSAQKVFDMSSNTFVSYTTNAEIPEKIRKAFASIITEKDKVTAAEYSLKALQDRQTEIGKEQDRVRRNLEAVGSESQQGKAFLTKLLNLESELDELKTGIAAAVEQLNKAQQNFTAFVKNIRVE; from the coding sequence ATGAAGGCCATGATTTTTACTATTTTATCTGCGGTTTGTGTTGCAGGAGCTGCGGCAGAACCTACAAACACCTTTAGCGGAGACGACATCCCGCTTAAAAAGGTCACTTTGTATTCATCCGGTGTCGCCCATTACGTTCACGAAGGGACGGTATCGGGTTCAGGCGATATAGAGCTGCTCTTTTCTCCAACGCAAATTAACGACGTGCTCAAATCCCTTGTCGTAACGGATCCCGGTGCAAAAAATTTGACGGTTAATTATCAGTCCGAGGATACGCTGCGCAAAACATTGGAAAGCTTAAAAATAGACCTTTCCGCCGCCTCGACGCTGTACGATATCTTAAAAGCGCAAAAGGGCGCAGAGGTGGAATTATTTACGCCTCATCAGATTACCGGAAAAATTTTGAGCGTCGATAAAAACAGTTCAAAAGAAACGGATTCTTTTTTTATTTCGCTTGCAGCAAAGGACGGCATTCATATTATCGCTTTTTCGGATATTCAATCCTTCAAATTCACCGAGGAAAAACGGAATGAAGATTTGAATACGGCCTTGGCGCTCATCCTTGACGCTTCGGCAAAAAACCGCAAAAAGCTCGATATCAAGATCGACGCTCAAGGCGAGCGGAAACTCGGACTTTCTTACGTTATGGAAGCGCCGGTGTGGAAGGCAAGCTACCGGCTCGACATGGGGGCAGGCAAAGCCGCGTTTCAGGCATGGGCGATTATCGATAATTCGACCGACCTTGATTGGAAAGATATTACGCTTACCTTAACGACGGGGAAGCCGGTAGGATTTACGCAAAATCTCTATGCGCCCTATTACACATACCGCCCCGAAGTTCCGCTCGCCATTGCGCAGGCGGCCGAAGCGGAAACCTTTGATTCGGCCGATATATCTGCCGAATACATAGGCGCCGCAACAGCGCCTATGGCGAGACAGGAACGGGCAATGATGAAAATGGCAGAAGCGTCCGATACGGCCTATGAAGCCGCCGAGGAAAACAATTCCGCCTATTTTGAAAATCAAGCGGCGTCCGGTAAGGCCGGCGAAATGTTTGCTTTTACGCCGTCAAAGCCCATCACCCTTGAGCGGCAGCAAAGTACGATGATTCCCCTGACCATCGCTGCGCTTCCTGCAGAAAAATATTCCGTATTTTCATCCATTCCATATAATCGGAACGTTAATCCAAAATTCTGCATCAGCATCGAAAACACATCTGGACTAAAACTGCCTGCCGGCCCCATTACGGTTTTTGACGGCGGAGAATATGCCGGCGATGCCTTACTGGAGTTTTTGCCCGAATCCGAAAAGCGCCTTATCGCTTACGGAGACGATATTGAAGTAACCGGTTCACGGCGGGGAGATTCCTCACGCACGATCGAAACCGTAAAACTGGCTGACGGGATTATGACAACATCATACCGTCAAGTTCAAAGTACAACATACCTGATAAAAAATACCGACAAAAAAGAGCGGACAGTCATCATCGAACACATAAAGAATACTGGGTATGAACTGACAACCAAACGAGCTCTTACAGAAACGACCGTGAACAAATACCGGTTTAAACTTACAGCCGCCGCTAACGCCGGTTCAGAGTTAAAAGTAGAAGAAGCAAGAATCTATCAATCGGCGCAAAAAGTGTTCGATATGAGTTCTAATACGTTTGTTTCGTATACAACCAATGCCGAAATTCCCGAAAAGATACGAAAAGCGTTTGCCTCTATTATAACGGAGAAAGACAAGGTTACCGCAGCGGAGTATTCGCTCAAAGCTTTACAGGATCGCCAGACGGAAATCGGAAAGGAACAAGACAGGGTGCGGAGAAACCTCGAAGCGGTCGGCTCGGAAAGTCAACAAGGAAAGGCGTTCTTAACAAAGCTGCTTAACCTTGAAAGTGAACTGGATGAGCTAAAAACCGGCATCGCTGCGGCAGTTGAGCAGCTCAACAAAGCGCAGCAAAACTTTACCGCATTTGTAAAAAACATCAGGGTAGAATAG
- the tuf gene encoding elongation factor Tu encodes MAKEKFERTKVHMNVGTIGHVDHGKTTLSAAITTYCAKKYGDKLLKYDEIDNAPEEKARGITINTRHLEYQSDKRHYAHIDCPGHADYVKNMITGAAQMDGAILVVSAPDSVMPQTKEHILLARQVGVPSIIVFLNKIDLVDDPELIELVEEEVRETLESYGFPRDTPIIKGSAFKALADGASVEDTACIEELLKTMDSYFADPVRDDAKPFLMPIEDIFTISGRGTVVTGRIERGVINLNEEVEIVGIKPTKKTVVTGIEMFNKLLDQGMAGDNVGLLLRGIDKKEVERGQVLAKPGTIQPHTKFEAQIYVLSKDEGGRHSPFFSGYRPQFYFRTTDITGTITLPEGVDMVKPGDNTKVIGELIHPIAMDKGLKLAIREGGRTIASGQVTEILA; translated from the coding sequence ATGGCAAAGGAAAAGTTCGAAAGAACAAAAGTTCACATGAATGTTGGTACCATCGGTCACGTTGACCATGGTAAGACAACTCTTTCGGCAGCGATCACTACTTATTGTGCAAAAAAGTATGGTGATAAACTTCTGAAATATGATGAGATCGATAACGCGCCGGAGGAAAAGGCTCGCGGTATTACCATTAATACCCGTCACTTGGAGTATCAGTCCGACAAGCGTCACTATGCACACATCGACTGTCCCGGACATGCTGACTATGTTAAGAACATGATCACCGGTGCTGCTCAGATGGATGGTGCAATTCTTGTTGTTTCCGCTCCGGACTCGGTTATGCCTCAGACTAAAGAGCATATCCTGCTTGCTCGCCAGGTCGGTGTTCCTTCTATCATTGTGTTCCTTAACAAGATTGACCTTGTTGACGATCCCGAGCTTATCGAATTGGTAGAAGAAGAAGTTCGTGAAACGCTCGAATCTTACGGCTTCCCCCGCGATACGCCGATTATCAAAGGTTCTGCATTTAAGGCATTGGCTGACGGTGCTTCCGTTGAAGACACTGCTTGCATCGAAGAATTGCTGAAAACGATGGATAGCTACTTTGCCGATCCTGTCCGTGATGATGCAAAGCCCTTCTTGATGCCGATTGAAGACATCTTTACGATTTCCGGACGCGGTACCGTTGTTACCGGACGTATTGAACGCGGTGTTATCAACCTTAACGAAGAAGTTGAAATTGTCGGTATTAAGCCGACGAAGAAGACTGTTGTTACCGGTATCGAAATGTTTAACAAACTGCTTGATCAGGGTATGGCAGGCGATAACGTCGGTCTCTTACTCCGCGGTATTGACAAGAAAGAGGTTGAAAGAGGTCAGGTTTTGGCTAAGCCGGGTACCATTCAGCCGCACACTAAGTTTGAAGCACAGATTTATGTTCTTTCTAAGGATGAAGGCGGTCGTCATAGCCCGTTCTTCTCGGGTTATCGCCCGCAGTTCTATTTCAGAACTACCGATATTACCGGAACCATTACACTTCCTGAAGGCGTCGATATGGTTAAGCCCGGTGATAATACCAAGGTTATCGGTGAACTGATTCACCCGATTGCTATGGATAAGGGTCTTAAACTTGCTATTCGTGAAGGCGGCCGGACTATCGCCTCCGGACAGGTTACGGAGATTTTAGCGTAA
- the rpsJ gene encoding 30S ribosomal protein S10, producing MAKEKIRVKLRGFDVELVDQSSKAIVQAVQKVGAKVLGPIPLPTRINKFTVLRSPHVNKKSREQFEMRTHKRLIDIIEPSAEVMNALMALELSAGVDVEIKQ from the coding sequence ATGGCTAAGGAAAAGATTCGCGTTAAGCTTCGCGGATTTGATGTTGAGTTGGTTGATCAGAGTTCTAAAGCGATTGTACAAGCTGTTCAGAAAGTCGGAGCAAAGGTGTTGGGTCCGATTCCGCTTCCTACGCGCATTAACAAATTTACTGTGCTTCGTTCTCCGCACGTAAATAAAAAATCGCGCGAGCAGTTTGAAATGCGGACACACAAACGATTGATCGATATTATTGAACCTTCTGCAGAAGTGATGAATGCGTTGATGGCATTGGAGCTTTCCGCTGGGGTTGATGTAGAAATTAAACAATAA
- the rplC gene encoding 50S ribosomal protein L3 codes for MVGLIGKKIGMTQLFDEEGRLTPVTVLQVVPNTVVAVKDADHFGYEAVVLGTGELKEGRVSKVYANQFAEGVAPVRLLKEFRGFDKEVAVGAKIGVEVLESVRYLDITAISKGKGFQGVVKRWGFGGGRASHGSKFHREAGSTGQCTSPGRSFKNVKMPGHMGAERVTVQNLRIEKIDPELGVVMVRGSVPGKKDAVVFLKSAVKREK; via the coding sequence ATGGTTGGTCTGATTGGTAAAAAAATCGGCATGACCCAGTTATTTGATGAAGAGGGGCGGCTGACACCTGTTACCGTTTTGCAAGTAGTGCCGAATACGGTGGTCGCAGTAAAAGATGCGGATCACTTCGGGTATGAAGCGGTTGTTTTAGGTACGGGTGAATTGAAGGAAGGGCGTGTTTCAAAGGTGTATGCAAATCAGTTTGCAGAAGGTGTAGCGCCTGTCCGTCTTTTAAAAGAATTCAGAGGTTTTGATAAAGAAGTTGCTGTTGGTGCAAAAATCGGCGTCGAAGTTTTAGAGTCTGTCCGGTATCTTGATATAACCGCAATTTCAAAAGGAAAAGGCTTCCAGGGCGTTGTAAAGCGCTGGGGGTTCGGCGGCGGACGTGCTTCTCACGGTTCAAAATTCCACCGGGAAGCCGGTTCTACAGGACAGTGTACCAGTCCGGGGCGATCGTTTAAAAACGTTAAGATGCCCGGTCACATGGGTGCCGAACGAGTAACTGTACAAAATTTGCGGATTGAAAAAATAGATCCCGAATTGGGTGTCGTTATGGTGCGTGGTTCCGTTCCCGGTAAAAAGGATGCGGTTGTGTTCCTTAAATCCGCTGTAAAACGGGAAAAATAA
- the rplD gene encoding 50S ribosomal protein L4, with the protein MEKKVYSIDGKELRTIELNDAVFGLPVNEDVIYYAITNELANMRVGTASTKGRAEVNGSNAKPYKQKGTGRARRGDKKSPLLLGGGTIFGPKPRDYSYAIPKKAKRLAMKSILSLKAQDDRLVVIEDFTVETGKTKDLAKILQAFVQDERTVLVLKDDDAMLKRAGKNIPTLSFLTYNRLRAHDLFYGRKVLMLESAAKNLSSFYAAEGAE; encoded by the coding sequence ATGGAAAAGAAAGTCTATTCGATTGATGGTAAGGAATTGCGGACAATTGAACTTAACGATGCGGTGTTCGGCTTGCCTGTTAATGAAGATGTCATTTACTATGCCATTACAAATGAATTAGCAAATATGCGTGTCGGTACGGCATCTACCAAAGGCCGCGCCGAGGTAAACGGTTCCAATGCGAAACCGTATAAGCAGAAGGGTACCGGACGTGCCCGCCGTGGTGATAAAAAATCACCGCTTTTACTCGGCGGCGGTACGATTTTCGGTCCGAAACCGCGTGATTACAGCTATGCGATTCCTAAAAAGGCAAAAAGACTGGCGATGAAGTCTATTTTGAGCTTAAAGGCTCAGGATGATCGCCTTGTTGTTATAGAAGATTTTACGGTTGAGACCGGTAAGACGAAAGATCTTGCAAAGATATTGCAGGCGTTTGTTCAAGATGAGCGGACGGTGCTTGTGCTGAAGGATGACGATGCAATGTTAAAGCGTGCGGGAAAAAATATCCCGACATTGTCGTTTTTAACCTATAACCGTTTGCGCGCACATGATTTGTTCTACGGACGGAAAGTGCTGATGCTTGAATCTGCTGCGAAAAATCTTTCAAGCTTTTATGCGGCTGAGGGGGCTGAGTAA
- a CDS encoding 50S ribosomal protein L23 → MQYTDVIIAPVLTEKSNEMREQRKYVFKVDPRSTKVQIKEAVRKLFNVKVLNCAVVNVDGKMRRVRYRAGKTASWKKAIVTLAEGESIKVFEGA, encoded by the coding sequence ATGCAATATACTGATGTTATTATAGCGCCTGTGCTTACGGAAAAATCGAACGAGATGCGTGAGCAGCGTAAATATGTTTTTAAGGTTGATCCGCGTTCTACAAAGGTGCAGATTAAGGAAGCAGTACGGAAGCTTTTTAATGTAAAAGTGCTTAATTGTGCTGTTGTAAATGTCGACGGAAAAATGCGTCGAGTTCGCTATCGGGCAGGTAAGACTGCAAGCTGGAAAAAAGCTATTGTAACGCTTGCCGAAGGTGAATCGATTAAAGTTTTTGAAGGTGCATAA
- the rplB gene encoding 50S ribosomal protein L2 encodes MALKLYKPITPGMRGRIDLLRDEITAQKPEKSLTTGKKSNAGRDSHGRIFVRHQGGGHKRKYREIDFKRNKFGIPGTVRTIEYDPNRSANIALIFYADGEKRYILAPKGLKVGQKIMSGTMAALELANALPLESIPVGFTVHNVELTLGKGGQMARSAGAAALIAAKEGDYVTLRLPSGETRLVHKKCYATIGEVGNADHMNINLGKAGRARWRGIRPSVRGMAMNPVDHPLGGGEGRGKGRNPVTPWGQPCKGYKTRKKKNTSDRFIVSRRK; translated from the coding sequence ATGGCTCTTAAATTATATAAGCCTATAACACCGGGTATGCGCGGGCGAATTGACTTGCTGCGTGATGAAATCACTGCGCAAAAACCTGAAAAAAGCCTTACAACCGGAAAGAAGTCCAATGCAGGGCGGGATAGCCATGGGCGTATTTTCGTTCGGCATCAGGGGGGCGGTCATAAGCGGAAGTATCGTGAAATTGATTTTAAACGCAATAAGTTCGGTATTCCGGGTACCGTCCGGACTATAGAATATGATCCTAACCGCAGTGCAAATATCGCATTAATCTTCTATGCCGACGGTGAAAAACGCTATATCCTTGCTCCTAAAGGGTTGAAAGTCGGTCAGAAAATTATGAGCGGAACAATGGCTGCGCTTGAGCTTGCTAATGCTTTGCCGCTTGAATCCATACCGGTCGGTTTTACCGTTCATAATGTTGAACTGACACTCGGTAAAGGCGGCCAGATGGCACGTTCCGCCGGGGCAGCTGCTCTTATTGCTGCAAAAGAAGGTGACTATGTAACGCTGCGGCTTCCTTCCGGTGAAACCCGGTTGGTGCATAAAAAATGCTATGCAACGATCGGCGAAGTCGGAAATGCCGACCACATGAACATTAATTTAGGAAAGGCGGGGCGTGCGCGCTGGCGCGGTATTCGTCCTTCCGTACGCGGTATGGCGATGAACCCTGTCGATCACCCGCTTGGTGGTGGTGAAGGACGCGGAAAGGGACGTAATCCCGTTACTCCGTGGGGACAGCCATGTAAGGGATATAAGACCCGTAAGAAGAAGAATACTTCGGATCGGTTTATTGTTTCACGGCGGAAGTAG
- the rpsS gene encoding 30S ribosomal protein S19: MSRSVKKGPFVEKSLYKKVVEMSKTGDQKTKKMVKSYSRCSTIIPEMVGFTISVYNGKSWIPVYITEEFVGHKLGEFAPTRIFRGHGGSDKKVAKK; encoded by the coding sequence ATGTCAAGATCTGTTAAAAAAGGCCCTTTTGTAGAAAAAAGCCTGTACAAAAAGGTTGTTGAAATGAGCAAGACGGGAGATCAGAAAACAAAAAAAATGGTTAAGTCTTACTCCCGATGCTCCACGATTATACCTGAAATGGTCGGTTTTACCATTTCGGTATACAACGGTAAATCATGGATCCCTGTGTACATCACAGAGGAATTTGTTGGGCATAAACTTGGCGAGTTTGCTCCTACCCGTATTTTCCGCGGGCACGGCGGCTCGGACAAGAAAGTGGCGAAAAAATAG
- the rplV gene encoding 50S ribosomal protein L22 codes for MTETTKKNGYRATIKYFIASPTKVRPVANVIKSKSYADAMAILEHIPNKGAALISQTVKSAASNALNGNKKLDEDMLYIKEIRIDEGPRLKRLWCRGRGRADVQLKRMCHITVIVDEKAGA; via the coding sequence ATGACTGAAACGACTAAAAAGAACGGTTACCGTGCTACAATAAAGTATTTTATTGCGTCTCCGACGAAGGTTCGGCCGGTTGCAAATGTAATTAAAAGCAAGTCTTATGCCGACGCTATGGCGATTTTGGAGCATATTCCCAATAAGGGAGCTGCGCTGATTTCACAGACTGTAAAATCGGCCGCCTCGAATGCTTTGAACGGCAATAAAAAATTGGATGAGGATATGCTCTATATCAAAGAGATCCGTATTGATGAAGGACCGAGACTCAAGCGCTTATGGTGCCGCGGCCGCGGGCGTGCGGATGTTCAATTAAAACGAATGTGTCACATTACGGTAATAGTTGACGAAAAGGCGGGAGCGTAA
- the rpsC gene encoding 30S ribosomal protein S3, whose protein sequence is MGQKVNPIGLRLGINKTWSSRWYASPREYADLLHEDLKIRAMLQTLPECKNADVADIEIIRHPQRVTIVIHTARPGVIIGTKGANIEKIGAIIQKELNKKVQIKIKEVKRAELNASLVAQNVARQLMGRASFRKALKQGCFSTMKAGAQGIKIRVSGRLGGAEMSRTEEMKEGRIPLHTLRADIDYGFAEAHTTYGKIGVKVWLYSGMMYSSDQKDDAGLLLKKQRKERAPRSEKGRGERAEAGRD, encoded by the coding sequence ATGGGACAGAAAGTAAACCCTATCGGGTTAAGACTTGGAATTAACAAAACATGGTCGTCTCGCTGGTATGCAAGTCCGAGAGAATATGCGGATTTATTGCATGAAGATTTAAAGATCCGTGCAATGCTTCAGACGCTGCCTGAGTGTAAAAATGCGGATGTTGCCGATATCGAAATTATCCGCCATCCTCAGCGGGTAACAATTGTTATTCATACTGCACGGCCGGGTGTTATCATCGGAACAAAAGGTGCCAATATTGAAAAAATCGGTGCTATTATTCAGAAAGAACTGAATAAAAAAGTTCAGATTAAAATCAAAGAAGTAAAGCGGGCTGAATTGAACGCTTCGCTTGTCGCCCAGAATGTTGCTCGTCAGCTTATGGGGCGTGCTTCTTTTAGAAAAGCCTTAAAGCAAGGGTGCTTTTCTACGATGAAAGCCGGTGCGCAGGGAATAAAAATCCGTGTTTCCGGCCGTCTCGGCGGTGCGGAAATGTCCCGGACTGAAGAAATGAAGGAAGGGCGGATACCGCTTCATACGCTCCGTGCGGATATTGATTACGGTTTTGCGGAGGCGCATACGACCTACGGGAAAATCGGTGTAAAAGTTTGGCTCTACAGCGGTATGATGTACAGCAGCGATCAGAAGGATGACGCCGGTTTGTTGTTAAAAAAACAGCGCAAGGAACGCGCACCTCGGTCTGAAAAAGGCCGCGGCGAACGTGCCGAAGCGGGGAGGGATTAA
- the rplP gene encoding 50S ribosomal protein L16 — MALSPKRVKYRKIQRGRVKGNATRCNHIDFGEFALVSLEPFWLTNRQLEAARVALNRKVKRGGKLWIRVFPDKPYTKKPAETRMGKGKGAPEYWVAVVKPGTVLFELTGIDRSLAEEAMRLAGSKLPFKTRFAEQPRDN; from the coding sequence ATGGCTTTAAGTCCTAAGAGAGTAAAATATCGTAAGATTCAGCGCGGTAGAGTTAAGGGAAACGCAACGCGGTGCAATCATATCGACTTCGGTGAATTTGCATTGGTTTCGCTTGAACCCTTTTGGCTGACTAACCGCCAGCTCGAAGCTGCTCGTGTTGCTTTAAACAGAAAGGTAAAACGCGGCGGTAAGTTGTGGATACGCGTATTCCCCGATAAGCCGTATACGAAAAAACCGGCTGAAACACGTATGGGTAAGGGTAAGGGTGCTCCGGAATATTGGGTTGCAGTTGTAAAACCCGGAACGGTGCTGTTTGAGCTTACCGGTATTGACCGATCGCTTGCGGAAGAGGCTATGCGCTTGGCAGGAAGTAAGCTTCCGTTTAAGACGCGCTTTGCTGAACAGCCGCGCGATAACTAA
- the rpmC gene encoding 50S ribosomal protein L29: MKKPNYKDLSLAELQAKRSELKQKYMDLRFQFVVGHVENPLLKRSMRREIAALNTFIRQKELAGVSAE, translated from the coding sequence ATGAAAAAGCCGAACTATAAAGATTTATCCCTTGCCGAATTGCAGGCAAAGCGGAGTGAACTTAAACAAAAGTATATGGATTTGAGGTTTCAGTTCGTGGTTGGACATGTAGAAAACCCGCTGCTGAAACGATCTATGCGCCGTGAAATTGCGGCGTTGAACACATTTATCCGCCAGAAAGAACTGGCCGGTGTAAGTGCAGAGTAG
- the rpsQ gene encoding 30S ribosomal protein S17 encodes MEETTAKKKSGNREFVGLVTSDKMDKTIVVQVATKKLHRLYKKYVLNTKKYKAHDEQNTAHIGDTVRIVENRPISKEKCWRLAEIIERAK; translated from the coding sequence GTGGAAGAAACAACGGCAAAAAAGAAATCCGGGAACCGCGAGTTTGTTGGTTTGGTAACCAGCGATAAAATGGATAAAACCATCGTCGTGCAGGTTGCAACCAAGAAACTTCATCGGCTGTATAAAAAGTATGTGTTGAATACAAAGAAGTATAAGGCGCATGACGAACAAAATACGGCTCATATTGGGGATACGGTACGAATTGTAGAGAACCGTCCGATCAGCAAGGAAAAATGCTGGCGTTTGGCGGAGATTATTGAGCGTGCAAAATAA
- the rplN gene encoding 50S ribosomal protein L14 — protein MVQVETRLNVADNSGAKIVECIKVIGGTHRRYAGIGDIIVVAVKDALPTSTIKKGSVEKAVIVRVSKEYRRPDGTYIRFDDNACVLVDANKNPKGKRVFGPVARELRDMDFMKIVSLAPEVL, from the coding sequence ATGGTTCAAGTAGAAACAAGATTAAACGTTGCCGATAACTCGGGTGCAAAAATTGTAGAGTGTATTAAGGTAATCGGCGGAACTCATCGCCGGTATGCCGGTATCGGTGATATTATTGTAGTAGCGGTAAAGGATGCGCTTCCTACTTCTACGATTAAAAAGGGTTCTGTAGAAAAAGCGGTTATTGTCCGCGTTTCTAAAGAATATCGCCGTCCTGACGGGACATATATTCGCTTTGACGATAATGCTTGTGTGTTAGTCGATGCGAATAAAAACCCCAAGGGTAAGCGTGTTTTCGGACCTGTCGCGCGCGAGCTGCGTGATATGGATTTTATGAAAATCGTATCGCTTGCGCCCGAAGTTCTATAA
- the rplX gene encoding 50S ribosomal protein L24, giving the protein MEGKIKIRKNDTVEVIAGSEKGKRGAVLRVLPEKNQVIIQGINMGKKAMRKRSQQDQGGIAEIEMPIHISNVMIVGKKSGVSRIGYKMDGDKKVRFCRKGGEVL; this is encoded by the coding sequence ATGGAAGGAAAAATCAAGATCCGTAAGAACGATACGGTAGAAGTGATTGCAGGTAGCGAGAAGGGAAAGCGCGGCGCCGTATTGCGTGTTCTGCCTGAAAAGAATCAGGTGATCATTCAAGGCATCAATATGGGCAAAAAAGCTATGCGCAAGCGTTCTCAGCAGGATCAGGGCGGGATTGCCGAAATCGAAATGCCGATACATATTTCCAATGTAATGATAGTCGGTAAGAAGAGCGGCGTATCCCGCATCGGTTATAAGATGGACGGCGATAAAAAAGTGCGTTTTTGCCGTAAGGGTGGAGAAGTATTATAA
- the rplE gene encoding 50S ribosomal protein L5: MSNYVPRLKKIYTETITPELTKEFGYTTVMQVPKLVKIVLSMGVGEALTNKKLLDAAVTDLGTITGQKAVKTKAKKSIANFKLREGHEIGAMVTLRGAKMYEFLDRFINVALPRVKDFRGVNPNGFDGRGNYSLGVTEQIIFPEIDFDKIEKIAGLNINVVTTAKTDKEARALLLKFGMPFRK; encoded by the coding sequence ATGAGCAACTATGTACCACGGCTTAAGAAAATCTATACGGAAACGATAACGCCTGAGCTTACAAAAGAGTTCGGCTATACCACGGTTATGCAGGTACCGAAGCTCGTTAAAATCGTGCTCAGTATGGGGGTTGGCGAAGCATTGACAAATAAAAAATTGCTTGATGCTGCGGTAACCGATCTCGGTACTATTACCGGTCAAAAGGCGGTAAAAACAAAGGCAAAGAAAAGTATTGCTAACTTTAAACTTCGTGAAGGGCATGAAATCGGGGCGATGGTAACATTGCGCGGCGCAAAAATGTATGAATTTTTGGATCGTTTTATCAATGTCGCGCTGCCTCGTGTTAAAGACTTCCGCGGTGTCAATCCGAACGGGTTTGACGGTAGAGGAAATTATTCATTAGGCGTTACGGAACAGATTATCTTCCCTGAAATCGATTTCGATAAAATCGAAAAGATTGCGGGATTGAATATCAACGTTGTAACGACGGCAAAAACCGATAAAGAAGCGCGGGCGCTTCTTCTAAAGTTCGGCATGCCCTTTAGAAAGTAA
- a CDS encoding type Z 30S ribosomal protein S14: MATTAMINKANSTPKYSSRKYNRCRVCGRPRGYMRKFQMCRICFRKLASEGQIPGVTKSSW; this comes from the coding sequence ATGGCAACAACAGCAATGATAAATAAGGCAAATAGCACGCCGAAGTATTCCAGCCGCAAATACAACCGCTGCAGAGTATGCGGCCGTCCGCGCGGATATATGAGAAAATTTCAGATGTGCCGTATTTGTTTCCGCAAATTAGCAAGTGAAGGCCAGATTCCTGGCGTTACAAAATCAAGTTGGTAG
- the rpsH gene encoding 30S ribosomal protein S8, whose amino-acid sequence MSVSDPVADMLTKIRNAAAAGHEKVDVPSSKLKLEIVKILKTEGFIKNFKRLNEAGESTIRMFLKYDDNELPVIHGIEKVSTPGRRVYSGYKMLPRVYNGYGTLILSTSVGVITGKHASEKQVGGELICKVW is encoded by the coding sequence ATGAGCGTTTCAGATCCCGTCGCAGATATGCTTACAAAGATTCGGAATGCAGCGGCAGCCGGTCATGAGAAAGTCGATGTGCCTTCTTCAAAGTTAAAACTTGAAATTGTGAAAATTTTGAAAACCGAAGGTTTTATTAAGAATTTTAAAAGACTTAACGAAGCCGGCGAAAGTACAATCCGGATGTTCTTAAAATACGATGATAATGAATTACCCGTTATCCATGGTATTGAAAAAGTATCCACACCCGGACGCCGGGTATATTCAGGATATAAGATGCTTCCCCGCGTATATAACGGGTACGGCACTCTTATTCTTTCAACTTCGGTGGGCGTTATAACCGGCAAGCACGCAAGCGAAAAGCAGGTCGGCGGCGAGCTTATCTGCAAAGTTTGGTAG